In Mucinivorans hirudinis, the DNA window AATCGGCTGTGCGAACAAACTCATTTGGCATTTGAGCGATGATTTGAAGCGGTTCAAACGCCTCACCACGGGGCATCCCGTTGTGATGGGGCGCAAGACGTTCGACTCTATCGGTCGTCCGTTACCAAATAGGGTAAATATAGTCGTTTCTCGCGATGAATCACTTGATATAGAAGATGTTGTGGTGGTTAATTCGATAGATGGTGCAGTTGGATTGTTTGGTACGGATGAGGAGATTTTTATAATTGGTGGGGGCGAAATTTATCGCCAAAGTATGCCTCTGGCAGATAAACTCTATCTGACCCTCGTGCACCAAACTCCTGAAGGCGATACATATTTTCCGGAGATTGACCACGGGCAGTGGAAAGAGGTGTTCCGAGAGGTACATAAAGGGTATGAGTTTGTTGATTTCATTCGCATATGAAGCTGAAATTCATAATATTATTACTGTTATTAGTAGTATTTTTTGCGACGGATGTTTTGCTCGGTTCAATCACAATTGAGCCGAGCGAAATTTTTGTTCACGGGAGCATCACCAACACTCTACTCTTCAATTTCCGGATACCAAAGGCAACCACTGCGTTGGTGGCGGGAGCGGCGTTGTCGGCAAGCGGCTTGATGATGCAGACCATTTTTCGCAACCCGCTCGCAGGACCGCATATATTGGGTGTAAGTTCGGGGGCGAGCCTTGGAGTAGCACTATTTATGCTTGGCAGTCCGCTACTTGGTCTCGGATATATTCGAGAATTGGGTATTGCTTTTTCGGCTTGGGTGGGTGCGGCGACGGTTTTGCTGGTGGTGATGACAGTGAGTGCGCGGCTTAAAAATATAATGACTGTATTGATTCTCGGGATGATGTTTGGGTCGGCTACCTCTGCATTTGTGGATGTACTTCAATACTTTAGCAATGATACAGCCCTCAAGGGTTTTGTGATATGGGCAATGGGGTCGCTCGGCGGAGTGAGCACGCCGCAATTATCCATATTGGCAGGTAGTACCATTGTTGGGTTATTGCTCGCGATATGGGCTGTTAAGCCTTTGAACCTGTTGCTATTAGGCGAGAACTACGCACGTACAATGGGACTGAATGTGAGACTGACTCGGACGATAATATTCTCATCAACAGCTCTTTTAGCTGGTGGAGTAACAGCCTTTTGCGGACCTATCGCTTTCATTGGAATTGCTGTGCCACATATTGCGAGAATGATTTTTCGCGAAGCTAACCACCGCATCCTACTGCCGGCATCTGTGCTTACGGGGATGGTATTGATGCTCGCTTGCGATATAATAGCCTCGCTTCCCGGTAGTAATACTGTGCTACCAATCAATACTATAACTTCGCTAATTGGCATTCCCGTGGTGGTGATGATTCTCTGGCGGGGGAATAGGTAAGAGTTCTGTTATGATGATAATAAAAAATCTTACTCTCTCATACTCAGCCGATAAGATTCTTCTTCGGAACTTCTCAAAGGAGTTGTCGGCTGGCTCATTTATAGCTCTTGTCGGGCGTAACGGAGTAGGTAAGAGCACATTGCTTAGAGCTCTTGCCGGAGTGAGTCGTTGTGCCGGAGGTGATGTTTTATATGGCGAAAAGTCGCTGTATCAAATGAGAAATAGCGAACTATCAAGAACTATTGCTCTGGTAACCACTGAAATAGTGCAATCACCTAACCTAAAAGTTGAAGATGTGATTGAGATGGGGCGCGCACCATACACTAATTGGAGTGGAAGTTTAGATAAGGAAGATAAAGATATTGTTAATCAAGCCATTGAAACGGCAGGAATATCTTATTTGCGCGGAAAAGAGATAGATCGATTAAGCGATGGCGAGCGTCAGCGGGTGATGATTGCGCGGGCTATTGCTCAACAAACTCCTGTTATTTTGCTAGATGAGCCAAGTGCTTTTTTAGACTTACCTAATCGTTATCAGATAGTTATGCTTCTCGCTGAGATAGCACAAAGCGAGGGGAAAATAATAATTTTCTCCACCCATGACCTACAAGTCGCGCTCAGATTCGCTTCTGAAATTTGGATAATGACACCCAAAGGAATTACCGCCGGAAGCCCCGAAATGTTGCGTGCCACATCATCTTTTAATTTAATTTTCGAGGACACAGCACTTAAATTCAATAGTATAACCGGAGAGGTGGAATTTTAACAACGAGTACAAAAAATGAAAAATGGCAGGGGGTATCATTGCTCCCCCTGCCATTTTTATTAGCTTGCTCCGTGGCAATTCTTATATTTCTTGCCACTTCCGCAAGGGCAAGGTTCGTTGCGCCCAACCGCCTTTTCCACGTGCACGGGAGCGGGCTTGCTCTTCTCTCCTGCGCCAGCATTCATCATAGCCTCCTGACGGGAAGTCTGCATACGGCTCATATCTGTACTCTGCGTTTTGATTTCACGCTGTGGCTGTGTATTCTGCTGTTGAA includes these proteins:
- a CDS encoding Dihydrofolate reductase, which encodes MISIIVAVADNGVIGCANKLIWHLSDDLKRFKRLTTGHPVVMGRKTFDSIGRPLPNRVNIVVSRDESLDIEDVVVVNSIDGAVGLFGTDEEIFIIGGGEIYRQSMPLADKLYLTLVHQTPEGDTYFPEIDHGQWKEVFREVHKGYEFVDFIRI
- a CDS encoding Vitamin B12 ABC transporter permease component BtuC, with translation MKLKFIILLLLLVVFFATDVLLGSITIEPSEIFVHGSITNTLLFNFRIPKATTALVAGAALSASGLMMQTIFRNPLAGPHILGVSSGASLGVALFMLGSPLLGLGYIRELGIAFSAWVGAATVLLVVMTVSARLKNIMTVLILGMMFGSATSAFVDVLQYFSNDTALKGFVIWAMGSLGGVSTPQLSILAGSTIVGLLLAIWAVKPLNLLLLGENYARTMGLNVRLTRTIIFSSTALLAGGVTAFCGPIAFIGIAVPHIARMIFREANHRILLPASVLTGMVLMLACDIIASLPGSNTVLPINTITSLIGIPVVVMILWRGNR
- a CDS encoding putative iron(III) ABC transporter ATP-binding protein, yielding MIIKNLTLSYSADKILLRNFSKELSAGSFIALVGRNGVGKSTLLRALAGVSRCAGGDVLYGEKSLYQMRNSELSRTIALVTTEIVQSPNLKVEDVIEMGRAPYTNWSGSLDKEDKDIVNQAIETAGISYLRGKEIDRLSDGERQRVMIARAIAQQTPVILLDEPSAFLDLPNRYQIVMLLAEIAQSEGKIIIFSTHDLQVALRFASEIWIMTPKGITAGSPEMLRATSSFNLIFEDTALKFNSITGEVEF